Proteins from a single region of Candidatus Rubrimentiphilum sp.:
- a CDS encoding GNAT family N-acetyltransferase — MRAIKEIDRVSFSQEEQYADEVYASMLTGDRLHAIVAEKAGAIEGYALLDVKAEPVRIRSLAVAPGYRDKGCGTALLRHIMQGHERLELLVQKNNLRAIRMYERLGFEYVERDAEGELAATHHMFRRFKNAP; from the coding sequence ATGCGGGCGATCAAAGAGATCGACCGCGTGTCCTTTTCTCAGGAAGAACAATACGCGGATGAGGTCTACGCTTCCATGCTGACCGGTGACCGTTTGCATGCAATCGTCGCGGAAAAGGCCGGTGCTATCGAGGGCTATGCCCTACTCGACGTCAAGGCAGAGCCCGTGCGAATTCGCTCGCTAGCCGTAGCGCCCGGTTATCGGGATAAGGGGTGCGGCACTGCGCTGCTGAGGCACATCATGCAAGGTCACGAACGGCTCGAATTGCTCGTCCAAAAGAACAATCTGCGCGCGATCCGGATGTACGAGAGGCTAGGTTTTGAGTATGTCGAGCGAGATGCCGAAGGCGAACTCGCTGCAACGCATCACATGTTTAGACGCTTTAAGAACGCCCCGTGA
- a CDS encoding serine hydrolase encodes MQEALTYHERHKPQALLVARDGKLVVEAYGDGFSADKPHALYSGTKSFWGPLAILAQREKLLELDETVGATFPAWRDDPVKKKVTLRMLLSLTAGIGFGGLGSAVPVYEKALATLLRDPPGTKFTYGGIPLQIFGAVLAQKLAPQKLTPHEYLRERILNEAGVEIASWRKLADGTQPLPTGAFLTATNWLRYGEYILQRLDEFAECFEGTAANPRYGLCWWLAPPGAPADTVYASGSGGQALYVIPSLRLVAVRFGNGGSYNHGAFLKRLNM; translated from the coding sequence ATGCAAGAGGCGCTGACGTATCACGAGCGTCACAAACCGCAGGCGCTGCTGGTCGCGCGCGACGGCAAGCTGGTGGTCGAAGCGTATGGCGATGGCTTTAGCGCGGACAAACCGCACGCGCTCTACAGCGGGACGAAAAGCTTTTGGGGACCGCTCGCGATCCTCGCCCAGCGCGAGAAACTACTCGAGCTTGATGAAACCGTAGGCGCGACGTTCCCCGCTTGGCGCGACGATCCGGTCAAGAAAAAAGTGACGCTGCGGATGCTGCTGTCGTTGACGGCCGGCATCGGCTTCGGCGGGTTGGGCAGCGCGGTTCCGGTGTACGAAAAAGCTCTGGCGACGTTACTTCGCGATCCGCCAGGCACGAAGTTCACCTACGGCGGAATTCCGTTGCAAATTTTCGGGGCCGTGCTAGCGCAGAAACTCGCCCCGCAGAAACTCACTCCGCACGAGTATCTGCGCGAGCGGATTCTCAACGAAGCCGGCGTCGAGATTGCGTCTTGGCGCAAGCTGGCCGATGGGACGCAGCCGTTACCGACCGGCGCGTTTCTCACCGCAACGAACTGGTTGCGCTACGGCGAGTACATCTTGCAAAGGCTCGATGAGTTTGCCGAGTGCTTCGAGGGCACGGCGGCCAATCCGCGCTACGGTTTATGCTGGTGGCTTGCTCCGCCCGGTGCTCCAGCAGATACGGTGTACGCCAGCGGCTCGGGCGGCCAAGCCTTGTACGTTATTCCTTCGCTGCGTTTAGTCGCCGTGCGTTTCGGCAACGGCGGGTCGTACAATCACGGGGCGTTCTTAAAGCGTCTAAACATGTGA
- a CDS encoding transcriptional repressor, producing MRARYATKPREQVSSILKREQRYLSAAEIHGLLRKSRTKVSLSTVYRTLDLLASKGEASARVDERGDTTYVLCDTTHHHHAVCRECGKVQDVSCEAFEGVASALRAHHGFELADHEIEFFGKCSACR from the coding sequence ATGCGAGCCCGCTACGCCACCAAGCCCCGAGAGCAGGTTTCTTCGATTCTCAAGCGCGAGCAGCGGTATCTCTCCGCGGCCGAAATCCATGGCCTTCTGCGCAAATCCCGAACCAAGGTCTCCCTCTCGACCGTCTACCGGACGCTGGACCTGCTGGCCAGCAAGGGCGAGGCCAGCGCGCGGGTCGACGAGCGCGGAGACACCACCTACGTGCTGTGCGATACCACGCATCATCATCACGCCGTCTGTCGCGAATGCGGCAAAGTTCAGGACGTATCGTGCGAGGCGTTCGAGGGCGTTGCATCGGCGCTACGCGCGCACCATGGTTTCGAGCTCGCCGATCATGAGATCGAATTCTTTGGCAAATGCTCGGCATGCAGATGA
- a CDS encoding Nramp family divalent metal transporter: MKPEGKPNRTLLYRLRTLGPGLITGASDDDPSGISTYSVAGATTGLSMLWLALITTPMMAVIQGMCARIGMVTGRGLAANIRKSVPLPVAYAMAIAVVAANTFNVGADFAGMAASANMVVPKVHVLIWVLFFGVGLLVSIIFLSYRVLCNTIKWLTITLFAYMITAFVVHTDWAEVLKRLAMPEVRLSKTWMTTALGVLGTTITPYLFFWQASLEVEEEKSMGRTTLAERRGATEAEIQDMHFDVNTGMIFSNVVMVFIIVTTAFTLFIHGKTHIATAQDAAAALAPLAGRFASLIFTLGIVGTGLLAIPALAGSSAYVVAEMFAFREGLNETPHRAPRFYAVLAAGLVVGVIMCFLRIDPISALYYAAVLNGLVAIPLIFLILRLASDAKLMGKWSSSIIAKAWGWLTFLLMSVAAVSVFALR, translated from the coding sequence TTGAAGCCTGAGGGCAAGCCGAACCGCACGCTGCTCTATCGCCTTAGAACGCTCGGGCCCGGTTTGATTACCGGCGCCTCCGACGACGATCCGTCGGGGATATCGACGTATTCCGTTGCCGGCGCAACCACCGGCCTCTCCATGTTGTGGCTGGCACTCATCACCACGCCGATGATGGCCGTCATTCAAGGCATGTGCGCGCGCATTGGGATGGTGACCGGGCGCGGACTAGCTGCCAACATTCGAAAATCGGTACCGCTTCCGGTTGCGTACGCGATGGCCATTGCCGTTGTTGCAGCCAACACGTTCAACGTCGGTGCGGACTTTGCGGGTATGGCGGCATCGGCGAACATGGTCGTGCCGAAAGTTCACGTGCTCATTTGGGTCCTGTTTTTTGGCGTGGGACTCTTGGTGTCGATCATCTTTCTCTCGTACCGGGTGCTGTGCAACACGATTAAATGGCTGACGATCACGCTGTTCGCCTACATGATCACCGCATTCGTGGTGCATACGGACTGGGCCGAGGTGCTCAAACGCCTTGCAATGCCGGAAGTGCGCTTGAGCAAAACCTGGATGACGACCGCACTTGGCGTGTTAGGGACGACCATCACGCCGTATCTGTTCTTCTGGCAAGCGTCGCTCGAGGTCGAAGAAGAGAAGAGCATGGGGCGTACGACGCTCGCGGAGCGCCGCGGCGCGACCGAAGCCGAGATCCAGGATATGCACTTCGACGTCAACACCGGCATGATTTTTTCGAACGTCGTTATGGTGTTTATCATCGTCACGACTGCGTTCACGCTGTTTATTCACGGGAAGACGCACATCGCGACGGCACAGGACGCAGCTGCGGCGCTTGCACCGCTCGCGGGGAGGTTCGCCTCGCTGATCTTCACGCTCGGCATTGTGGGAACCGGGCTGCTTGCGATTCCGGCACTGGCCGGCTCTTCGGCATATGTGGTTGCCGAAATGTTCGCATTTCGCGAGGGTTTGAACGAAACGCCGCACCGCGCGCCGCGATTTTACGCAGTCCTGGCCGCCGGTCTGGTCGTCGGCGTTATCATGTGCTTTTTGCGCATCGATCCGATTAGCGCGCTGTATTATGCCGCGGTACTCAATGGGCTTGTTGCAATTCCCCTGATCTTTCTGATCCTGCGGCTGGCGAGCGATGCGAAACTGATGGGCAAGTGGAGCAGCTCCATAATCGCGAAAGCCTGGGGCTGGTTGACGTTCTTGCTGATGTCCGTGGCCGCCGTGTCGGTGTTCGCGCTGCGATGA
- the thiC gene encoding phosphomethylpyrimidine synthase ThiC, with the protein MKIYATGSNPSIRVPMREIALTNGESHVVYDTSGPYTDPQVAVEIRGGLKPLRSGWIEARNDTEELDKPSSLYRRGRDAMAELESIRFENARKPRRAKPGANVSQMHYARKGIVTPEMEFIGIRENVEPEFVRAEVARGRAIIPSNINHPESEPMIIGRNFLVKINANIGNSAVASTIEEEVEKMTWATRWGADTVMDLSTGKNIHETREWILRNSPVPIGTVPIYQALEKVNGKAEELTWELYRDTLIEQAEQGVDYFTIHAGVLLRYIPLTATRVTGIVSRGGSILAKWCLSHHQENFLYTHFEEICEIMKAYDVAFSLGDGLRPGCLADANDAAQFAELETLGELTQIAWKHDVQVMIEGPGHVPMHLIKENMEKELAICHEAPFYTLGPLVTDIAPGYDHITSAIGAAMIGWFGTAMLCYVTPKEHLGLPNKKDVKDGVIAYKIAAHAADVAKGHPLARHWDDVLSKARFEFRWKDQFELSLDPETAQDFHDETLPAEGAKVAHFCSMCGPHFCSMKITQEVREYAERGMAEKSKEFAEKGSEIYIEA; encoded by the coding sequence ATGAAGATTTACGCGACCGGATCCAATCCGTCGATTCGCGTGCCGATGCGCGAGATCGCACTCACCAACGGCGAGTCTCACGTAGTCTACGATACCAGCGGCCCGTACACCGATCCGCAAGTTGCCGTCGAGATTCGCGGCGGCCTAAAGCCGTTGCGCTCGGGCTGGATCGAGGCGCGCAACGATACCGAAGAGCTCGACAAGCCGAGCTCACTCTACCGGCGCGGTCGCGACGCGATGGCGGAGCTCGAAAGCATTCGTTTCGAAAATGCACGCAAGCCGCGGCGGGCCAAACCGGGGGCCAACGTGTCTCAGATGCATTACGCGCGTAAGGGCATCGTCACGCCGGAGATGGAGTTCATCGGGATCCGCGAGAACGTCGAGCCGGAGTTCGTGCGCGCGGAAGTCGCGCGCGGGCGCGCGATCATCCCTTCGAATATCAACCACCCCGAGAGCGAGCCGATGATCATCGGCCGCAACTTCTTGGTGAAGATCAATGCCAACATCGGCAACTCCGCGGTCGCCTCGACGATCGAGGAAGAAGTCGAAAAGATGACGTGGGCAACGCGCTGGGGCGCGGACACGGTCATGGATCTTTCGACCGGAAAAAACATTCACGAGACGCGCGAGTGGATTCTGCGCAACTCGCCCGTGCCGATCGGCACGGTGCCGATCTATCAGGCGCTCGAGAAAGTGAACGGTAAGGCCGAAGAGTTAACCTGGGAACTCTATCGCGACACGCTCATCGAGCAGGCCGAACAAGGCGTCGACTACTTCACGATTCACGCCGGCGTACTGCTGCGTTACATTCCGCTCACCGCAACGCGCGTGACCGGAATCGTTTCGCGCGGCGGATCGATTCTGGCGAAGTGGTGCCTGTCGCATCACCAGGAGAACTTCCTTTACACGCATTTCGAAGAGATCTGCGAGATCATGAAAGCCTACGACGTCGCCTTCTCGCTCGGCGACGGGTTGCGCCCCGGATGCTTGGCCGACGCCAACGACGCCGCACAGTTCGCGGAGCTCGAGACGCTGGGCGAACTCACGCAGATCGCGTGGAAGCACGACGTGCAGGTCATGATCGAGGGTCCCGGCCACGTTCCCATGCATCTGATTAAAGAGAACATGGAAAAAGAGCTGGCGATCTGCCACGAAGCGCCGTTCTACACACTCGGGCCGCTCGTTACCGACATCGCGCCCGGCTACGATCATATAACGAGCGCGATTGGCGCCGCGATGATTGGCTGGTTCGGCACCGCGATGCTCTGCTACGTGACGCCGAAAGAACATCTGGGCCTGCCTAACAAGAAGGACGTAAAAGACGGCGTGATCGCTTACAAGATCGCCGCGCATGCCGCCGACGTCGCCAAAGGGCATCCGCTGGCGCGCCATTGGGACGATGTTTTGAGCAAAGCTCGCTTCGAGTTCAGGTGGAAGGACCAATTCGAACTCTCGCTCGATCCCGAGACCGCGCAAGACTTCCATGACGAAACCTTGCCGGCTGAAGGCGCGAAGGTCGCGCACTTCTGCTCGATGTGCGGTCCGCATTTCTGTTCGATGAAGATCACGCAGGAAGTCCGGGAATACGCCGAGCGCGGCATGGCCGAAAAATCGAAAGAGTTCGCGGAAAAAGGCTCCGAGATCTATATTGAAGCCTGA
- a CDS encoding urate hydroxylase PuuD, which translates to MEWNETILRWLHVLAGIMWIGLLYFFNFVNAAATKEATAAGEAGPISKYIMPRALLYFRWGAVATWLLGAALLGSYNYDGMNGFLAAFGLRGAYAPIGIGAWLGTIMLLNVWGIIWPNQKKLLGIVPATDEEKNKARRLAFLASRFNTMLSIPMIFFMVTGPHQSIYH; encoded by the coding sequence ATGGAATGGAATGAAACTATCCTACGCTGGCTGCACGTGCTGGCCGGCATCATGTGGATCGGCCTGCTCTACTTCTTTAACTTCGTAAACGCCGCTGCGACCAAAGAAGCGACGGCCGCCGGCGAAGCAGGTCCGATTAGCAAGTACATCATGCCGCGCGCGTTGCTGTACTTCCGTTGGGGCGCAGTCGCGACGTGGCTTCTGGGTGCGGCTCTACTCGGCAGCTACAACTACGACGGCATGAATGGCTTCTTGGCAGCGTTCGGCTTGCGAGGGGCATATGCGCCAATCGGCATCGGCGCGTGGCTGGGTACGATAATGCTGCTCAATGTTTGGGGCATAATCTGGCCGAATCAAAAGAAATTGCTCGGCATCGTTCCGGCCACAGATGAAGAGAAAAACAAGGCGCGCCGCTTGGCGTTCCTAGCCTCACGCTTCAATACGATGCTCTCCATCCCCATGATCTTCTTCATGGTCACCGGGCCGCATCAAAGCATCTACCACTAA
- a CDS encoding DUF4337 family protein — protein sequence MPEFNAGHALDEAMERHEQVAQGGILVPVAAAVIAVFAALATLFANHNSIAGLAEKNAAILYQIKSADQYNYYEASRIKTHVYQAILSSGVVNAAASKTQMQGTIGREQIKAGRILKVAQDDDVEAKDHFESSETYMKAYEKFEVATTLFEVSIVLVSITALMRTRAMLMVALGATAVGLVFFALGWFTH from the coding sequence ATGCCCGAATTCAACGCCGGCCACGCTTTGGACGAAGCGATGGAACGCCACGAACAAGTCGCGCAGGGCGGGATACTCGTTCCCGTCGCCGCCGCCGTCATCGCGGTCTTCGCGGCGCTGGCAACGCTCTTTGCGAATCACAACTCGATCGCGGGGCTGGCCGAGAAAAACGCGGCGATCCTCTATCAGATTAAATCGGCGGACCAGTACAATTACTACGAAGCGAGCCGCATCAAAACGCATGTTTATCAAGCGATCTTGAGCAGCGGCGTGGTTAACGCCGCCGCCTCCAAGACGCAGATGCAGGGCACCATCGGCCGCGAGCAGATAAAGGCCGGCAGAATTCTTAAAGTCGCGCAGGATGACGACGTCGAGGCCAAAGACCACTTCGAAAGCTCTGAAACGTATATGAAAGCCTACGAGAAATTCGAAGTGGCGACGACGCTTTTCGAAGTTTCGATCGTCCTCGTTTCGATCACCGCACTGATGCGTACACGAGCCATGCTGATGGTCGCGTTGGGCGCGACGGCGGTTGGGTTAGTCTTTTTCGCCCTCGGCTGGTTTACTCACTAG
- a CDS encoding DMT family transporter, with translation MRYDYPKAALIPPRCLYYRMVRPYLVLVFAQIAVGAAAIFARFALTGAGPLAVSASRLTIAAVVLLAVAAIRAPRGQTTTTPREKWILAAAGLALAIHFAAWIWSLEYTTVAISTLLVATVPVWTAFYDAIARGLRLTALAWLSFACGAIGLVMVVGFVAAPPPVPGHYILGALLAIAGAIGIAIYFILIREVRASLGTRAIVTQTYAWAAVVLIVAAFAAHQAPPPLTDGVAWGGIIAMALVSQLLGHTAMNSALRWFSASAVAFSTLVEPVVAALLALAIFGEHLTGFAIAGGLLVLGAIGVFISEERRGEARYEVKLAE, from the coding sequence GTGCGGTACGACTACCCTAAAGCCGCGCTGATTCCCCCGCGTTGCCTGTATTATAGGATGGTGCGTCCGTATCTCGTGTTGGTCTTCGCACAGATCGCGGTCGGTGCGGCGGCGATCTTCGCGCGCTTTGCGCTGACCGGCGCCGGGCCGCTGGCGGTTTCGGCGTCGCGCCTGACGATAGCGGCGGTCGTTCTGCTGGCCGTTGCAGCTATTCGAGCGCCGCGCGGACAAACCACGACAACGCCCCGCGAGAAGTGGATCCTCGCCGCGGCCGGGCTCGCCCTCGCGATTCATTTCGCTGCATGGATTTGGTCGCTCGAATACACGACCGTCGCAATCTCCACGCTGCTGGTCGCTACGGTGCCGGTGTGGACAGCCTTCTACGATGCGATCGCCCGCGGCTTGCGGCTGACGGCGCTGGCCTGGCTGAGCTTCGCCTGCGGGGCTATAGGCTTGGTGATGGTGGTCGGATTTGTGGCGGCGCCGCCACCGGTTCCAGGGCATTACATTTTGGGAGCGCTTCTCGCGATCGCCGGCGCGATTGGCATCGCGATCTACTTCATCCTTATTCGCGAGGTTCGCGCGTCATTAGGAACGCGCGCAATCGTCACGCAGACCTATGCGTGGGCTGCGGTCGTGCTGATCGTAGCTGCGTTTGCCGCGCATCAGGCTCCGCCGCCGCTTACCGACGGCGTGGCGTGGGGCGGGATCATCGCGATGGCACTCGTCTCGCAGCTGCTCGGCCATACGGCGATGAACTCGGCGCTTCGCTGGTTCAGCGCCAGCGCCGTGGCGTTCAGCACGCTAGTCGAACCCGTCGTCGCGGCGTTGCTGGCGCTGGCGATCTTCGGGGAGCACCTCACCGGATTTGCGATCGCTGGGGGCTTGCTCGTCTTGGGCGCCATCGGCGTTTTCATCAGCGAGGAGCGGCGGGGAGAGGCCCGCTATGAGGTGAAGCTGGCCGAATGA
- a CDS encoding prephenate dehydrogenase/arogenate dehydrogenase family protein yields the protein MKAFVTLGVIGTGLIGASIGLRGRDLGWRVAGFDTNAAQANAALDRGAIDEIVGHDAIYEQADTVVIAVPPRATVAELEALRGLTLRAQLVLDVASIKAPVAQAGRSVANFVATHPLAGSERSGPGAARATLFFDKAWLYVPPLADKALEMRARDFIGAMGARAVPADAGTHDDLLALTSHVPQLLATLFSKTVRQQKVEEIEAFCGPVARELMRLGNSNVEMWREIFAYNSANVAKHARELASKLNAAAEALVSKPAEGEKD from the coding sequence ATGAAAGCCTTTGTTACGCTCGGAGTCATCGGCACCGGCCTGATCGGCGCCTCGATCGGTCTGCGCGGCCGCGATCTGGGCTGGCGAGTCGCGGGGTTCGATACGAACGCAGCCCAGGCCAATGCCGCGTTAGATCGCGGCGCCATCGACGAGATCGTCGGGCACGACGCGATTTACGAACAAGCCGACACGGTCGTCATCGCTGTTCCGCCGCGCGCGACGGTCGCCGAACTCGAAGCGCTTCGCGGGCTTACGCTCCGCGCACAACTCGTGCTGGACGTCGCTTCGATAAAGGCGCCGGTTGCGCAAGCTGGGCGCAGCGTTGCAAACTTCGTCGCAACCCACCCGCTGGCGGGATCCGAACGCAGCGGACCGGGCGCCGCGCGCGCCACGCTTTTTTTCGACAAGGCCTGGCTCTACGTGCCGCCGCTCGCGGACAAGGCACTCGAGATGCGGGCGCGCGATTTTATCGGCGCGATGGGAGCGCGTGCGGTACCGGCCGACGCCGGCACGCATGACGACCTCCTAGCGCTCACCTCGCACGTCCCTCAACTGCTGGCGACGCTCTTTAGCAAGACCGTTCGCCAGCAAAAGGTCGAAGAGATCGAAGCGTTCTGCGGACCGGTTGCCAGGGAACTTATGCGCCTCGGGAACTCGAACGTCGAGATGTGGCGCGAGATCTTTGCGTATAATAGCGCGAACGTTGCAAAGCACGCCCGCGAGCTGGCGTCAAAGTTGAACGCCGCCGCGGAGGCGCTAGTGAGTAAACCAGCCGAGGGCGAAAAAGACTAA
- a CDS encoding lytic transglycosylase domain-containing protein, producing MQRFRAFMTASVLTFCLAQLGSLAASASPSANNPAAVSAYARVLRKFNPELPVWQSSKLAKHVLQNAVHWRVDANILVALVSVESSWHTHARSYAGAIGLGQLMPGTARSLHVNPRDPYQNLQGSAHYLGGLLNKFRNSPHRYSLAFAAYNAGPRAVTQFGGIPPYYETQHYVVKVMKAWTRVRHFVHIQPTVAASHVRVIYGSPDVSYWSASK from the coding sequence ATGCAGCGATTCCGCGCGTTCATGACCGCGTCTGTTTTGACGTTTTGCCTGGCGCAGCTGGGCAGTCTCGCCGCCTCCGCTTCACCCTCGGCCAACAACCCCGCAGCCGTCAGCGCTTACGCCCGCGTTTTGCGCAAATTCAACCCGGAGTTGCCCGTCTGGCAGAGTTCCAAGCTCGCCAAACACGTGCTGCAGAACGCCGTTCACTGGCGGGTCGATGCGAACATTTTGGTGGCGCTGGTGAGCGTTGAGTCGTCGTGGCACACGCACGCGCGATCCTACGCCGGCGCGATCGGCTTAGGACAACTCATGCCGGGAACGGCACGCTCGCTGCACGTCAACCCGCGCGACCCGTACCAAAATTTGCAGGGCTCGGCGCACTACCTTGGCGGTTTGCTGAACAAGTTCCGGAACAGCCCGCACCGCTACTCACTGGCCTTTGCGGCATACAACGCCGGCCCGCGGGCCGTCACGCAGTTCGGCGGCATTCCGCCGTACTACGAAACGCAGCACTACGTCGTGAAAGTTATGAAGGCGTGGACGCGCGTCCGCCACTTTGTGCACATTCAGCCCACCGTCGCCGCGTCACACGTTCGCGTGATCTACGGCTCGCCGGACGTTTCGTACTGGTCAGCCTCTAAGTAA
- a CDS encoding metal ABC transporter substrate-binding protein has protein sequence MLGMQMKGTVLVLAVTLSACGASTGSAVVRQAHHDTGAHHDTIRVVTTFSTLNSFVEGAGGKYVSVHNLVPVGASPETYQPTPQDIAKLADAQLLVENGTGIEVWLQHTIANAGNANLRTVVLSDGLRHIDRNPHLWMDPVLAQAYVGKIRDALIAIDPAHKVAYERNTAAYDAKLVALQAEIAKQIATIPAQQRTMIVFHNAWQYFNDRFGIRTVGVIELAPGQEPNPSYIGTLVDLARKYHVRAVFSEPEYSPKIAQTLAKSAGIRTVSDLYDDSISSNSKVHDYISMLRYDTNVIVQALK, from the coding sequence ATGCTCGGCATGCAGATGAAGGGCACCGTTCTCGTTCTTGCTGTGACGTTGTCGGCGTGCGGAGCCTCGACAGGCTCGGCCGTGGTTCGACAGGCTCACCATGACACTGGTGCTCACCATGACACTATTCGCGTTGTAACGACATTTTCGACGCTAAATTCCTTTGTCGAGGGTGCCGGCGGTAAGTATGTGAGCGTGCACAATCTCGTGCCGGTCGGAGCCTCGCCCGAGACGTATCAGCCGACGCCGCAAGATATCGCCAAGCTCGCCGATGCACAGCTGCTGGTTGAAAACGGCACCGGCATCGAAGTGTGGTTGCAGCACACGATCGCGAACGCCGGCAATGCGAACCTCCGCACTGTCGTACTCTCCGATGGGCTGCGGCATATCGATCGCAACCCGCACCTGTGGATGGATCCGGTCCTGGCGCAAGCCTATGTCGGAAAGATACGCGACGCGCTCATTGCGATCGACCCGGCGCACAAGGTTGCCTACGAGCGCAACACCGCCGCATATGACGCGAAGCTCGTTGCCTTGCAGGCCGAAATTGCAAAACAGATTGCAACGATTCCCGCGCAACAACGCACGATGATCGTCTTTCACAACGCCTGGCAGTACTTCAACGACCGCTTCGGCATCCGTACAGTCGGCGTCATCGAACTCGCCCCCGGGCAAGAACCCAACCCCTCATACATTGGCACCCTCGTAGACTTGGCGCGCAAGTACCACGTCCGCGCGGTTTTCTCTGAACCCGAGTACAGCCCGAAGATCGCGCAGACGCTGGCCAAGAGCGCCGGCATTCGCACCGTCAGCGATCTCTACGACGATTCGATCAGCAGCAATTCGAAGGTGCACGATTACATCAGCATGCTGCGCTACGACACGAACGTCATCGTCCAGGCGCTCAAATGA
- a CDS encoding HAD family hydrolase encodes MIFDRDGTLIENVPYNGDPEAVRPFEGAREALDRLRAQHIPLAVVSNQSGIGRGLITQEQTEAVNRRVEELLGPFDVWIYCPHEPAADCDCRKPKPKMILDAARALGVEPECCIVLGDSESDFEAARNAGAQWLAINEKQTLAQAINVILSNMSS; translated from the coding sequence GTGATCTTCGATCGCGACGGCACGCTGATCGAAAACGTTCCGTACAACGGCGATCCCGAGGCGGTGCGCCCGTTTGAAGGCGCGCGCGAGGCGCTCGACCGCCTGCGCGCGCAGCATATTCCGCTTGCCGTAGTGTCGAATCAAAGCGGAATCGGACGCGGGCTGATTACGCAGGAGCAAACCGAAGCCGTGAACCGGCGCGTGGAAGAATTGCTCGGTCCGTTCGATGTGTGGATCTATTGTCCGCACGAGCCGGCGGCAGATTGCGATTGCCGCAAGCCCAAGCCGAAGATGATTCTGGACGCGGCGCGCGCGCTAGGCGTGGAACCGGAATGTTGTATTGTCTTGGGTGATAGCGAGAGTGACTTTGAAGCCGCGCGCAACGCCGGCGCGCAATGGCTGGCGATAAACGAAAAACAGACGCTAGCTCAGGCGATAAATGTCATCCTGAGCAACATGTCATCGTGA
- the aroH gene encoding chorismate mutase, whose amino-acid sequence MKMRGIRGAITVDADEPQAILDATKRLLTEMTKRNAVELDDIASVLFSMTPDLHAAFPALGAREMGWVYVPMLHFTEINVPGSMPHCIRVLMHVETERSQQEIEHAYLDGARELRPDIVAKNPQ is encoded by the coding sequence ATGAAGATGCGCGGTATCCGCGGCGCGATCACGGTGGACGCGGACGAGCCTCAAGCGATACTCGACGCGACCAAACGTCTGCTGACGGAGATGACCAAGCGTAATGCGGTCGAGCTCGACGACATCGCATCGGTCCTCTTTAGCATGACGCCGGATCTGCACGCCGCCTTTCCGGCGCTCGGCGCGCGCGAGATGGGCTGGGTCTACGTCCCCATGCTGCACTTCACCGAAATCAACGTGCCGGGATCGATGCCCCATTGCATTCGCGTGCTGATGCACGTCGAAACCGAGCGCTCGCAGCAAGAGATCGAACACGCCTACCTCGACGGCGCGCGCGAACTGCGCCCCGATATCGTCGCCAAGAATCCGCAATGA